One window of the Caloenas nicobarica isolate bCalNic1 chromosome 20, bCalNic1.hap1, whole genome shotgun sequence genome contains the following:
- the NMNAT2 gene encoding nicotinamide/nicotinic acid mononucleotide adenylyltransferase 2, with the protein MTETTKTHVILLACGSFNPITKGHIQMFERARDYLHKTGRFIVIGGIVSPVHDSYGKTGLVSSRHRLTMCQLAVQSSDWIRVDPWECYQDTWQTTCSVLEHHRDLMKRVTGCILSNVNTPSITPVIGQPQNESSQTIYQNNNNNVSNKPTAAKILGKVGESLSRICCVRPPMERFTFVDENANLGTVMRYEEIELRILLLCGSDLLESFCIPGLWNEADMEVIVGEFGIVVVPRDGADPDRIMNHSSILRKYKNNILVVKDDSNHPMSVVSSTKSRLALQHGDGHVVDYLCQPVIDYILKSQLYINASG; encoded by the exons AGCGAGCCCGGGATTACCTGCACAAGACCGGACGCTTCATTGTCATCGGTGGCATCGTCTCACCCGTGCACGACTCCTATGGGAAGACG GGTCTGGTCTCAAGCCGGCACCGCCTGACCATGTGCCAACTGGCCGTCCAGTCCTCCGACTGGATCAG GGTGGACCCCTGGGAGTGCTACCAGGACACCTGGCAGACCACCTGCAGCGTGCTGGAGCACCACCGGGACCTGATGAAG AGAGTGACCGGCTGCATCCTCTCCAACGTCAACACCCCCTCCATCACCCCTGTGATCGGCCAGCCGCAGAACGAGTCCTCGCAGACCATctaccaaaacaacaacaacaacgtcTCCAACAAGCCCACCGCAG CAAAGATTCTGGGGAAGGTGGGAGAAAGCCTGAGCCGGATTTGCTGCGTTCGCCCGCCCATGGAGCGCTTCACCTTTGTGG ATGAGAACGCCaacttggggacagtgatgAGGTACGAGGAGATCG aactTCGCATCTTACTGCTCTGCGGCAGCGACCTGCTGGAGTCCTTCTGCATCCCCGGTCTCTGGAACGAGGCAGAT ATGGAGGTGATCGTGGGGGAGTTCGGGATCGTGGTGGTGCCCCGGGATGGAGCAGACCCCGACCGGATCATGAACCACTCCTCCATACTCCGCAAGTACAAA AACAACATCCTGGTGGTGAAGGATGACTCAAACCACCCCATGTCGGTCGTCAGCTCCACCAAAAGCAG ACTGGCCCTGCAGCATGGGGATGGACATGTTGTGGATTACCTCTGTCAGCCCGTCATTGACTACATCCTCAAGAGCCAGCTCTACATCAACGCCTCCGGCTAA